The following proteins are co-located in the Arctopsyche grandis isolate Sample6627 chromosome 3, ASM5162203v2, whole genome shotgun sequence genome:
- the Lsm12a gene encoding LSM12 homolog a: MAVVADCFTIGSVVACRTCYDQDIEGEVLAFDAHTKMLILKCPSSSGDARLNDVNIVNLALVSDVQIKREVSVTPDAPQSLDLHRLDTRVKKQIEDKRRLVSALSCVDPEGQQLFLAISKTITDVTWSGQNIQVFNHVHITPPYKVENIRGDPDSKQFVYIKKVVERHFKECAGGPSQSP; this comes from the exons ATGGCGGTTGTAGCAGATTGTTTTACAATAGGCAGTGTTGTCGCTTGCCGAACATGCTACGATCAAGATATAGAAGGGGAAGTGTTGGCTTTCGACGCTCACACAAAAATGCTAATACTAAAATGCCCTTCGTCGAGTGGGGATGCTCGTTTGAATGAcgttaatattgtaaatttagCTTTAGTAAGTGATGTTCAAATCAAACGAGAAGTCAGTGTCACACCTGACGCGCCACAAAGTCTCGATTTGCATCGTCTCGATACAAGAGTGAAGAAACAAATTGAAGATAAACGGAGATTG GTATCTGCTTTATCGTGTGTTGATCCAGAAGGACAACAGTTATTTTTGGCCATCTCCAAGACAATTACAGATGTCACCTGGTCAGGACAAAACATCCAGGTTTTTAACCACGTTCACATTACACCGCCATATaag GTGGAAAATATTCGCGGCGATCCAGATTCAAagcaatttgtatatattaaaaaagtggtAGAACGTCATTTCAAAGAGTGTGCAGGAGGCCCTTCACAGAGTCCCTGA